Proteins encoded together in one Planctomycetota bacterium window:
- a CDS encoding prolyl oligopeptidase family serine peptidase gives MRWLPPVVLVASLASPAAAAEFAPGRETTLDFGTPAFKSTRGPLELPVFVPTDYTPTKLFPLVLFFHGRGGKPDTGLMQSITDRKGYLIVGMEYLQEDQAFFNDIETQLAFNHHVIKTLSARVRVNPRQIFIGGFSQGGFATALFGFRSSEVSTYRGYLMMAGGLGAARDLNCMRREPVLVIHGDKDDVVPYDSGVQAADALRKAGASVTFITMKGVGHTFDRQYAPEVAAWLRKQSEDERLVALMRRAKAAETKDMPLAIRTYRQIVDSEAADPLVDEAEKRLAEIDQQAAEALASAVEAIQAKRYPEAERKLQGICRAYEGTKTAAEAAAKLRELRADPEVARAAREAADKARADEAAQLLAKAKALLLAKDYLAAARAFDSLASGYEGTPSAAEARTQADALRNDPTLGPKLREAAAAEDCRRWMTMARNYLNSSRPEGAAPYLQKIIETYPNTSYAAEAKALLPSAR, from the coding sequence ATGCGCTGGTTGCCGCCGGTCGTTCTCGTGGCTTCTCTGGCCTCGCCCGCCGCCGCGGCGGAATTCGCCCCGGGCCGCGAGACGACGCTCGACTTCGGCACCCCCGCCTTCAAGAGCACCCGGGGGCCGCTGGAACTGCCCGTCTTCGTGCCGACCGACTACACGCCGACCAAGCTGTTCCCGCTCGTGCTCTTCTTCCACGGCCGCGGCGGCAAGCCGGACACCGGCCTGATGCAGTCCATCACCGACCGCAAGGGCTACCTCATCGTCGGCATGGAGTACCTTCAGGAGGACCAGGCCTTCTTTAACGACATCGAGACCCAACTCGCCTTCAACCACCACGTGATCAAGACGCTCAGCGCGCGCGTGCGCGTGAACCCCCGGCAAATCTTCATCGGCGGCTTCTCCCAGGGCGGCTTCGCCACGGCCCTGTTCGGCTTCCGGTCCTCGGAGGTGAGCACCTACCGCGGGTATCTGATGATGGCCGGCGGCCTGGGCGCGGCACGCGACCTCAACTGCATGCGGCGCGAGCCCGTGCTCGTGATCCACGGCGACAAGGACGACGTGGTGCCCTACGACAGCGGCGTGCAGGCCGCCGACGCGCTCCGCAAGGCGGGCGCCAGCGTCACCTTCATCACCATGAAGGGCGTAGGCCACACGTTCGACCGGCAGTATGCGCCCGAGGTGGCCGCCTGGCTCCGCAAGCAGAGCGAGGACGAGCGCCTCGTCGCCCTGATGCGCCGCGCCAAGGCAGCCGAAACCAAAGACATGCCCCTGGCCATTCGCACCTATCGGCAGATTGTGGACAGCGAGGCGGCCGACCCCCTGGTGGACGAGGCCGAGAAGCGCCTCGCCGAGATTGACCAGCAGGCCGCCGAGGCCCTGGCGTCGGCCGTCGAGGCGATCCAGGCCAAGCGGTACCCCGAAGCCGAGCGCAAGCTCCAGGGCATCTGCCGCGCCTACGAAGGCACAAAGACCGCGGCCGAGGCCGCCGCCAAGCTCAGGGAACTGCGCGCCGACCCCGAGGTGGCTCGGGCCGCGCGCGAGGCCGCCGACAAGGCCCGCGCCGATGAAGCCGCCCAGTTGCTCGCCAAGGCCAAGGCCCTGCTCCTGGCCAAGGACTACCTCGCCGCCGCCCGCGCGTTCGACAGCCTCGCCTCCGGCTACGAGGGCACGCCGAGCGCCGCCGAGGCCCGCACGCAGGCCGACGCCCTGCGCAACGACCCGACCTTGGGGCCCAAGCTGCGCGAGGCTGCCGCCGCCGAGGACTGCCGCCGCTGGATGACGATGGCGAGGAATTACCTCAACAGTTCCCGCCCCGAGGGCGCCGCGCCCTATCTCCAGAAGATCATCGAGACCTATCCCAACACCTCGTACGCCGCCGAGGCCAAGGCGCTGCTCCCCTCAGCCCGCTGA